A single genomic interval of Lacrimispora sphenoides JCM 1415 harbors:
- a CDS encoding DUF2304 domain-containing protein, which yields MTVLLRCVLICVSILLTFYVLRRIRHSKMKIEDSIFWVMFALLLVVFSLFPPLADFISRMVGTYSTANFIFTFMIFILLVKVFFQSVKISQLERKMTELIQMLALDREDAREKEEGHHEAHSE from the coding sequence ATGACAGTTTTGCTTCGCTGCGTACTGATATGCGTTTCCATATTACTTACATTTTATGTACTTAGAAGAATACGCCATTCTAAGATGAAGATTGAGGATTCCATCTTTTGGGTGATGTTTGCCCTGCTTTTGGTGGTATTCAGCTTATTCCCTCCGTTGGCTGATTTCATTTCCCGGATGGTGGGAACCTATTCCACCGCTAATTTTATCTTTACCTTCATGATATTTATCCTGCTGGTAAAGGTTTTCTTCCAGTCTGTCAAAATATCCCAGCTGGAGCGGAAGATGACGGAGCTGATCCAGATGCTTGCTCTGGACCGGGAAGATGCCAGGGAAAAGGAGGAAGGTCATCATGAAGCTCATTCTGAATAA
- a CDS encoding DUF2142 domain-containing protein: protein MKLILNKKGLWLTAGTCLFLAFLFIKTYEETIVGIPSPEFEAVRRFYWWIIVFGCGFLACLGAALWIVKTPSFLLYPGTVVILGLFYMLVLTPFSTPDEAAHFTSAYRLSSQLMGKPAVADDSFLSHATEEEKERISRGANVLVRSGDDAPGLYTNVGRATYNLVLKEMFSLDNSQGMTVRYEIPVNTTPVVYLPQALGICLARLLHLGYIPLVYLGRLFNLLAFAGMAALAVRIMPFKKELLMAVSCLPMTLHLAASFSYDTAFIGLSMLFLAWCFYLAFEKEKVTVKDTVLLALLLIILEPGKIVYLPVAGICLFIPSSKFKSKRNYWISVISVITAVVLAVFLVNRLVLSAWATTTESYVGWSEAAGYTLQDVWEHPYRIFQVYYETMVTQFDYYLTTMLGGFLGNLDPNLTVPPFCLMILWYVLFVSVIRREGEEAPMSGCQKLWMVILVFLSACLVLASMLLGWTPRELTYITGVQGRYFIPLLPLVLLVVFDKRLVINMDLRKSAWYLECFVSIYALIRICSTACLRY, encoded by the coding sequence ATGAAGCTCATTCTGAATAAAAAGGGATTGTGGCTTACGGCGGGAACTTGTTTATTTCTCGCCTTTCTCTTTATAAAAACCTATGAGGAAACCATTGTGGGAATCCCCTCACCGGAATTTGAGGCAGTCCGCCGCTTTTACTGGTGGATCATCGTGTTCGGATGTGGATTTCTGGCGTGTTTGGGAGCAGCTTTGTGGATAGTTAAGACTCCCTCCTTCTTATTGTATCCGGGGACCGTGGTAATTCTTGGACTGTTTTACATGCTGGTTCTGACCCCCTTTTCAACGCCCGATGAAGCGGCCCATTTTACCAGCGCTTACCGGCTCTCCAGCCAGCTTATGGGAAAACCGGCGGTGGCAGATGACTCTTTTCTTTCCCATGCAACAGAGGAGGAAAAGGAGAGGATCAGCCGGGGAGCCAATGTTCTGGTACGGAGCGGCGATGATGCTCCCGGACTTTATACCAATGTGGGACGGGCCACATATAACCTGGTTCTTAAGGAGATGTTTTCCCTTGATAACAGCCAGGGAATGACGGTCCGTTATGAAATACCGGTGAACACTACGCCTGTGGTTTACTTACCCCAGGCCCTTGGGATTTGCCTTGCCAGGCTGCTCCATCTGGGATACATCCCTTTGGTATATCTTGGCAGGCTGTTCAATCTTCTTGCTTTTGCAGGTATGGCAGCCCTGGCTGTGAGGATCATGCCATTTAAAAAAGAGCTTCTCATGGCGGTATCGTGTCTTCCCATGACCCTTCATCTGGCAGCTTCCTTTTCCTATGATACGGCCTTTATCGGTCTGTCCATGCTTTTTCTGGCCTGGTGCTTTTATTTAGCCTTTGAGAAAGAGAAAGTGACCGTAAAGGATACGGTTCTTCTGGCGCTTTTGCTGATCATTCTTGAGCCTGGAAAGATCGTTTATCTGCCGGTGGCTGGGATCTGCCTGTTTATTCCTTCTTCTAAGTTTAAGTCAAAAAGGAATTATTGGATCTCTGTCATAAGCGTTATAACTGCAGTTGTTTTGGCGGTGTTTTTGGTAAACCGTCTGGTACTATCTGCGTGGGCAACCACAACGGAAAGCTATGTGGGCTGGAGTGAAGCAGCAGGATATACGCTGCAGGATGTATGGGAACACCCCTATCGCATCTTTCAAGTATATTATGAAACTATGGTGACCCAGTTTGATTATTATCTGACTACCATGCTTGGAGGATTTCTGGGCAATTTGGACCCTAACCTGACCGTGCCCCCCTTCTGTCTCATGATTTTGTGGTATGTGCTCTTTGTCAGCGTGATAAGGAGAGAAGGGGAAGAAGCTCCGATGTCTGGCTGCCAGAAGCTTTGGATGGTCATTCTGGTGTTTTTAAGTGCCTGTCTGGTTCTTGCCTCCATGCTATTAGGCTGGACGCCACGGGAGCTTACCTATATAACGGGTGTCCAGGGAAGGTATTTTATCCCTCTGCTGCCCCTCGTGCTGTTAGTTGTATTTGATAAACGCCTGGTTATAAACATGGATTTAAGGAAAAGTGCATGGTATCTGGAATGCTTTGTGAGCATCTATGCCCTGATACGCATCTGTTCCACGGCGTGTCTGCGCTATTGA
- a CDS encoding helix-turn-helix domain-containing protein: MFRILVADDEGIMLESISHIIKSNFGSDCEIVCVKTGRAVIEQAGSFRPDIAFVDIQMPGLNGIQAIREVRKFNPSVVFIIITAYDKFSYAQEAVNLGVMEFIMKPVNKKKILDVCVKAMHQVEEARQKLSDDLKIREKLEIVIPMIESGFIYSVLQEDLELSKNGYIEMLDIKSPYGFMIILEFGDSIEGGTMTNAIGVSVRVNKYYPMVREIVKDYFDCVMGPAMGNRLVLFLSFEQEKVRYEERVEIITRTRNMIHKLESTTDIKCRGGIGSVKPLEGIRDSYKEALKSLRDSDSHVVHITDIPAVADYDGEYPLDLENQYLQRGTKADREGALSCAGEFFDWMLAHDGNVRSNIEVKILELVMRLERRAFEAGNVRYGFRYRENYLEELMEAPDTDALRRWFLNKTREICENISTSREKEYENVVSRVKSYIDENYAKDISLDDASRMVDISPYYFSKLFKQEVGENFIEYVTRTRIKNARRLLEDSRYSIKEVCIMSGYSDPNYFSRIFKKYEGMTPSEYRER, from the coding sequence ATGTTTCGCATACTGGTAGCTGATGATGAGGGGATCATGCTGGAATCCATCAGTCATATCATAAAGTCCAATTTCGGCAGTGATTGTGAGATCGTCTGTGTCAAAACAGGCAGGGCGGTCATTGAGCAGGCCGGCTCCTTCCGGCCGGATATTGCATTCGTGGATATTCAGATGCCTGGATTAAACGGGATCCAGGCAATCAGGGAGGTACGTAAATTCAATCCTTCCGTTGTATTCATTATCATAACAGCCTATGATAAATTTTCTTATGCCCAGGAAGCGGTGAACTTAGGAGTCATGGAGTTTATCATGAAGCCGGTCAATAAAAAGAAAATCCTGGATGTGTGCGTAAAGGCCATGCACCAGGTGGAGGAGGCCAGACAGAAGTTAAGCGATGATTTAAAGATCAGGGAAAAGCTTGAGATCGTAATTCCCATGATCGAAAGCGGGTTCATCTACAGTGTGCTTCAAGAGGATTTAGAGCTTTCTAAGAACGGATACATTGAAATGCTGGACATAAAAAGCCCTTATGGCTTTATGATTATTCTGGAATTCGGGGACAGCATTGAGGGAGGGACCATGACCAATGCCATAGGGGTCAGCGTCCGGGTGAATAAGTATTATCCCATGGTCAGAGAGATTGTTAAGGATTACTTTGATTGTGTCATGGGGCCTGCCATGGGAAACCGGCTGGTACTTTTCCTATCCTTTGAACAGGAAAAAGTACGGTATGAGGAGCGGGTGGAAATCATTACAAGGACCCGGAATATGATCCATAAGCTGGAAAGCACCACGGATATCAAATGCAGGGGAGGGATCGGTTCTGTAAAACCTCTGGAAGGGATCAGAGACTCCTATAAAGAGGCCTTAAAATCCCTGCGGGACAGCGACAGCCATGTAGTGCATATCACGGACATCCCGGCGGTGGCTGATTATGACGGAGAATATCCCCTGGACTTAGAAAACCAGTACCTTCAAAGGGGGACAAAGGCGGACCGGGAAGGAGCATTGTCCTGTGCCGGTGAATTTTTTGACTGGATGCTGGCTCATGACGGAAATGTGAGGTCCAATATTGAGGTAAAGATACTGGAGCTGGTCATGAGACTTGAGAGAAGGGCCTTTGAAGCAGGGAATGTCCGTTATGGTTTCCGTTATCGGGAGAACTACTTAGAAGAACTGATGGAAGCCCCCGATACGGATGCGCTAAGGCGCTGGTTTTTAAATAAGACAAGGGAGATATGCGAAAACATCAGCACTTCCAGGGAGAAGGAGTATGAAAATGTGGTTTCCAGGGTCAAGAGTTATATTGATGAGAATTATGCAAAGGACATTTCTCTTGACGATGCTTCCCGAATGGTTGACATAAGTCCTTATTATTTCAGTAAATTATTTAAGCAGGAGGTGGGAGAGAACTTTATCGAGTATGTAACCAGAACCAGGATTAAGAACGCCAGGCGTCTTCTGGAGGATTCCAGATACAGCATTAAGGAGGTATGTATCATGTCCGGCTACAGCGATCCCAATTATTTCAGCCGGATATTCAAAAAGTATGAAGGGATGACGCCAAGCGAATATAGGGAGAGGTAA
- a CDS encoding sensor histidine kinase gives MKNKWEHLWENLPIARKLFLEVAVTAATLFASNLFIYAQINQMVERMNSVYISNVNLNELSDVFSDVQNFMYKYLQVKDSESLTDYYRAEQDYRKLLEGLNVTVTDNQIQILEKNIRNMSDSYLAITDETVQAKRGQNVEKYKSSYESALKLYQFINRDISVLNSRQFKNNSASYQTLQAALQYLEVISTVILMIVMVISLTVMMMMTKDIVTPLTNLAHTAKLVGQGNFHVKVPSLGTGDELGIVTGTFNQMVDSLDEYVNKIKESAEKEQEMKERELLMENHLKEAQLKYLQSQINPHFLFNSLNAGVQLAMMEDAEKTSVFMEKMADFFRYNVKKGSRDATIREEVEAVENYVYILNVRFAGDIRYHSKIDEEAMDFSIPSMILQPLVENAVNHGIRNIERPGEIYLTVENHEEKIEIRIRDNGAGLEMETLERILAGGQAAEGENSTGIGIRNVISRLELYYNDDGIFHMFSDGKDKGTTVVLRIPKRGGNVHVSHTGS, from the coding sequence ATGAAAAATAAATGGGAACACCTATGGGAAAATTTACCGATTGCCCGCAAGCTGTTTTTGGAAGTTGCGGTAACGGCAGCCACGCTTTTTGCCAGCAATTTATTCATCTACGCCCAGATCAACCAGATGGTAGAGCGTATGAATTCTGTATACATAAGCAATGTGAATCTCAATGAGCTGTCGGATGTTTTTTCCGATGTACAGAATTTCATGTACAAATACTTACAGGTAAAGGATTCCGAGTCCTTAACCGATTATTACCGGGCGGAGCAGGATTACAGGAAGCTGTTAGAGGGGCTTAATGTTACGGTAACGGATAATCAGATTCAGATCCTGGAAAAAAATATCCGCAACATGTCGGACAGTTATCTGGCTATCACGGATGAGACAGTACAGGCCAAGAGGGGGCAGAATGTAGAAAAATACAAAAGCTCCTACGAATCGGCTTTAAAGCTTTACCAGTTTATCAACCGTGACATTTCAGTCTTAAACAGCCGGCAGTTTAAAAACAATTCCGCCAGCTATCAGACTCTGCAGGCAGCCCTTCAGTATCTGGAGGTTATAAGTACTGTGATCTTAATGATCGTAATGGTCATAAGCTTGACGGTCATGATGATGATGACAAAGGATATCGTTACACCGCTCACCAATTTAGCCCATACGGCAAAGCTTGTAGGGCAGGGGAATTTCCACGTAAAGGTACCGTCCTTAGGTACCGGAGATGAACTGGGGATCGTAACAGGAACCTTTAATCAAATGGTGGACAGTTTGGACGAGTATGTGAATAAGATTAAGGAGAGCGCGGAAAAAGAGCAGGAGATGAAGGAGCGGGAGCTTTTAATGGAAAACCACTTAAAGGAAGCCCAGTTAAAGTATCTTCAGTCCCAGATCAATCCCCACTTTCTTTTTAATTCCTTGAACGCCGGCGTCCAGTTAGCCATGATGGAGGATGCAGAGAAGACTTCGGTATTTATGGAAAAGATGGCGGATTTTTTTCGCTATAATGTAAAAAAGGGTTCGAGGGATGCCACCATCCGTGAAGAGGTAGAGGCAGTGGAGAACTATGTTTATATATTGAATGTCCGTTTTGCAGGGGATATCCGGTATCATTCAAAGATCGATGAGGAGGCAATGGATTTTTCCATTCCCAGCATGATCTTACAGCCCCTGGTGGAGAATGCGGTGAACCATGGGATCCGGAATATCGAACGGCCGGGAGAAATTTATCTGACCGTGGAGAATCATGAGGAGAAAATAGAAATCCGCATCAGGGATAATGGGGCCGGACTTGAAATGGAAACTCTTGAGAGGATCCTGGCCGGTGGACAAGCCGCAGAAGGGGAGAATTCTACCGGGATCGGTATTCGCAATGTTATATCCCGGCTGGAGCTTTATTATAATGATGACGGTATTTTCCATATGTTCAGTGATGGGAAGGATAAAGGAACCACTGTGGTATTAAGGATTCCAAAAAGAGGGGGAAATGTACATGTTTCGCATACTGGTAGCTGA
- a CDS encoding glycosyltransferase family 2 protein yields MDKVLVVIPAYNEALNIERVVGDVITNYPMFDYVIINDGSTDQTADICRKHGWKIIDLPMNLGLAGAFQTGLKYAHRRGYRYAIQFDGDGQHRPEYILPMKEKMDEGYDIVIGSRFMTGKKPHTMRMLGSRLLSGSIWFTTGVKVSDPTSGMRMFSRKMIKEFADGLNYGPEPDTISYLISQGAKVAEIPVIMDERILGESYLNPVNAARYMGKMLFSILLVQSIRIRDRR; encoded by the coding sequence ATGGATAAGGTACTGGTAGTAATACCTGCATACAATGAAGCTTTAAATATTGAGCGCGTGGTAGGAGATGTCATTACGAACTATCCCATGTTTGATTATGTGATCATTAACGACGGTTCTACCGATCAAACAGCAGATATCTGCAGAAAGCATGGATGGAAGATCATTGACCTGCCCATGAATCTGGGGCTTGCCGGAGCGTTCCAGACCGGGCTTAAATATGCTCACAGGCGCGGTTACCGGTATGCCATACAGTTTGACGGGGATGGGCAGCACCGGCCGGAATATATCCTTCCCATGAAAGAGAAGATGGACGAGGGCTATGATATTGTTATCGGCTCCAGATTTATGACAGGGAAGAAACCCCATACCATGCGGATGCTTGGGAGCAGGCTCTTAAGCGGCTCCATCTGGTTTACCACTGGGGTAAAGGTCAGTGACCCTACCTCTGGTATGCGCATGTTCAGCAGGAAGATGATCAAGGAATTTGCTGATGGGTTAAATTATGGTCCGGAACCTGATACGATCTCCTATTTGATCAGCCAGGGGGCAAAGGTCGCGGAAATCCCTGTGATCATGGATGAACGGATTCTGGGAGAGAGTTATTTAAATCCGGTCAATGCGGCCCGGTATATGGGAAAGATGCTGTTTTCCATATTGCTGGTACAGAGTATCCGCATTAGGGACAGGAGATAA
- a CDS encoding glycosyltransferase family 2 protein produces MEEKRQEKSVDVIIPVYRPDEKLQLLLKRLGEQSYPIRRIIIMNTERSYWKDEEYGWVPNLEVHHVTKEEFDHGGTRNQGAGYSEADIMVFMTDDAVPADGNLIGALVRGLDQTGKGGEKVVMAYGRQLPNPDCALAEQYTRSFNYPEQSRVKTGGDLKELGIKTFFASNVCCAYDRAAFMEAGRFIKRTIFNEDMIYAGNAVRHRGQAVAYAADANVYHSHNYGCIAQFKRNFDLAVSQADHPEVFEGIRSEGEGIRLVKKTCAWLLKVKKPWLIPGVIVKSGFKYMGYLMGKRYRSLPKGLVLSFTMNKEYWKKER; encoded by the coding sequence ATGGAAGAAAAAAGGCAGGAAAAATCGGTAGATGTGATTATTCCCGTATATAGACCTGATGAAAAGCTGCAGCTTTTGCTGAAACGCCTTGGGGAACAGTCATATCCTATCCGGCGGATCATCATCATGAACACGGAACGGTCCTATTGGAAGGATGAGGAATATGGCTGGGTCCCCAATCTGGAAGTACACCATGTGACAAAAGAGGAATTTGACCATGGCGGCACCAGAAACCAGGGAGCCGGTTATTCTGAGGCAGATATTATGGTATTTATGACTGATGATGCAGTTCCGGCCGATGGGAATTTAATAGGAGCGCTGGTAAGAGGCCTTGACCAGACAGGAAAAGGCGGAGAAAAGGTGGTCATGGCCTATGGAAGGCAGCTGCCGAATCCAGACTGTGCCCTGGCGGAGCAGTATACCCGTTCCTTTAATTATCCGGAACAAAGCCGGGTGAAAACAGGCGGAGACCTAAAGGAGCTGGGAATCAAGACCTTTTTTGCCTCCAACGTCTGCTGCGCCTATGACCGGGCTGCATTTATGGAGGCCGGCAGATTTATTAAACGGACTATTTTTAATGAGGATATGATTTATGCGGGAAATGCAGTAAGACACCGGGGGCAGGCGGTAGCCTATGCAGCCGATGCAAACGTGTATCATTCTCATAATTACGGCTGCATCGCCCAGTTTAAGCGGAATTTTGATCTTGCGGTATCCCAGGCCGACCACCCGGAGGTGTTTGAGGGAATCCGCTCGGAAGGCGAGGGAATCCGTCTTGTGAAAAAGACCTGCGCCTGGCTTTTAAAGGTAAAAAAGCCATGGCTCATTCCCGGAGTAATTGTAAAGAGTGGTTTTAAATACATGGGATATCTTATGGGAAAACGGTATCGCAGCCTGCCCAAGGGGCTGGTTTTAAGCTTTACTATGAACAAGGAATATTGGAAAAAAGAAAGATAA
- a CDS encoding serine hydrolase domain-containing protein: protein MNQEKMKEIEKTINSDYSNIAGILVQKNGIKLYENYFNGYTADNAVHVFSVTKSVFSALIGIAIDKGLIKSADQKVLDFFPDYAVKASEKTIQGITLKNLLTMTAPYKYKSEPYEEFFASDNWVNSALDLLGGEKHTGEFMYSPIIGTHILSGILVKATGQPVLDFAAEHLFSPLGIKVTHNVVLRNKEEHIAVMNDKNTSGWVVDPQGINTASWGLFLTPEDMAKIGQLYLNGGKWENKQIISEKWIEESTKEHIRLDRLSYGYLWWIFDNKEPVYAALGDGGNVIYINTKKKMVVSIASLFMPDAKDRIGLIMECIEPIFED from the coding sequence ATGAATCAAGAAAAAATGAAAGAGATTGAAAAGACGATTAACAGTGACTATAGCAATATCGCGGGCATACTTGTACAAAAAAACGGCATAAAATTATATGAAAACTATTTTAATGGATATACCGCCGATAACGCAGTTCATGTGTTTTCGGTGACAAAGAGCGTATTTTCTGCATTGATTGGTATCGCCATTGATAAGGGACTTATCAAAAGCGCAGACCAGAAGGTATTAGATTTTTTCCCGGATTACGCTGTTAAAGCAAGCGAAAAAACAATACAGGGCATTACGCTTAAGAATTTGCTTACCATGACGGCCCCATATAAATATAAGTCTGAGCCATACGAAGAGTTTTTCGCAAGCGATAACTGGGTAAATTCCGCCCTTGATTTATTGGGAGGCGAGAAACATACAGGAGAATTTATGTATTCTCCTATCATAGGTACACATATCTTGTCAGGTATTCTTGTAAAAGCAACGGGGCAGCCGGTACTTGATTTTGCTGCGGAACATTTATTCTCTCCACTGGGAATCAAGGTTACGCACAATGTGGTACTACGCAATAAAGAAGAGCATATCGCCGTTATGAATGATAAGAACACCAGCGGCTGGGTCGTTGATCCACAAGGGATAAACACGGCAAGCTGGGGGCTTTTCCTGACGCCTGAGGATATGGCAAAAATAGGTCAATTGTATCTAAACGGTGGAAAATGGGAAAACAAACAAATCATATCAGAAAAATGGATAGAAGAAAGCACAAAGGAGCATATCAGATTGGATCGGCTGTCTTATGGCTACCTGTGGTGGATATTTGATAATAAAGAACCTGTCTATGCAGCTTTGGGAGACGGGGGAAATGTAATTTACATCAATACAAAGAAAAAGATGGTTGTTTCTATCGCTTCTCTTTTCATGCCGGACGCTAAGGACAGGATAGGGCTGATTATGGAGTGTATTGAACCAATATTTGAGGACTGA
- a CDS encoding substrate-binding domain-containing protein encodes MDNRKKSLLLLVLGGLSSIVFLTLLTASFYGFVLKRIGVEHAENTRTYRYHYVMIINDLDSQFWNDVYQSVRKEAALHDAYVELKGRNQSSEYNAVDFMDMSIAAKVDGILLEFTGEEKLEERINEAAAKGIPVVTILNDAPATDRKSYVGINSYELGQEYGNQILKILPQDSRKARVMMLLHDNSIDSNQSQIFNQINNRMVTSKETADRIKVEEIKIPSGRAFEAEEIVRNLFQNPQGPPDIIVCMDEVDTEAVYQAVIDYNSVGKTQVIGYYKSKAALEAVRKGTMAMTLYIDTDQMGKFSVQALTESIHDGRTNSFYSVDLQFVTKENTSDFMSN; translated from the coding sequence ATGGATAACAGAAAGAAAAGCCTGCTGCTGCTGGTTCTGGGGGGATTGTCCAGTATCGTATTTCTTACGCTTCTGACCGCCTCCTTTTACGGATTCGTGTTAAAAAGAATCGGGGTAGAACATGCGGAAAATACCAGAACCTACCGATACCATTATGTCATGATCATCAATGACCTGGATTCTCAGTTCTGGAATGACGTGTACCAGAGTGTAAGGAAAGAAGCAGCCTTACACGATGCTTATGTGGAGCTTAAAGGAAGGAATCAGTCATCGGAATATAATGCTGTGGATTTTATGGACATGAGCATAGCGGCAAAGGTAGATGGGATCCTGCTGGAATTTACGGGAGAAGAGAAGCTGGAAGAGCGGATCAATGAAGCGGCTGCAAAAGGAATACCTGTGGTAACGATATTAAACGATGCTCCTGCAACGGACCGGAAAAGCTATGTTGGAATTAATTCCTATGAGCTGGGGCAGGAATACGGAAATCAGATTTTAAAGATATTACCCCAGGATTCCCGGAAGGCCAGAGTGATGATGCTCCTTCATGATAATTCCATTGACAGCAACCAGTCCCAGATTTTTAATCAGATCAACAACCGGATGGTCACTTCAAAGGAAACTGCGGACCGGATTAAGGTGGAAGAGATCAAGATTCCGTCCGGACGGGCATTTGAAGCTGAGGAAATTGTGCGTAATTTGTTTCAGAACCCCCAGGGTCCCCCGGATATTATTGTCTGCATGGATGAGGTGGATACGGAGGCCGTGTATCAGGCGGTCATCGACTATAACAGCGTAGGTAAGACTCAGGTCATCGGTTATTATAAATCAAAGGCAGCCTTAGAGGCAGTAAGAAAGGGAACGATGGCCATGACCCTTTACATTGACACCGACCAGATGGGGAAATTCAGCGTGCAGGCTCTTACCGAATCCATACATGACGGGAGGACCAATTCCTTTTACAGTGTGGACCTGCAGTTTGTAACAAAGGAAAATACGTCAGATTTCATGAGTAATTAG
- a CDS encoding sugar ABC transporter substrate-binding protein translates to MKMGRGSLLLVVMLCCTLAAGCVNTKAEAETEVSAKAWDRPLQIGLSIDSFVIERWIRDRDVFVSTAKELGAEVNVQNANGDVNEQIEQIKYFIKKQMDVIVVVAGDCEALSDVMKKAKEAGIKTMSYDRLIQNADSDMYISFDNREVGILMAESLVRDIPEGGKIFMIQGPETDYNVALVREGFDSVIKGRNLEVVYKSNCEGWLSEHAFDYAKEALEEHPDVKGIMCGNDDLATQVFRALSEDRMAGRVCLVGQDGDLMACQRIVEGTQNMTAFKSVEEEARIAAEYAVKLGRGEPLVGIVTTIDDGTYDVPSLELKPVAVTRENMDSVIIQGGFHGKEDVYLNVKQQ, encoded by the coding sequence ATGAAAATGGGTCGAGGGAGTTTGTTACTGGTGGTGATGCTCTGCTGTACCTTGGCGGCAGGCTGTGTAAATACCAAGGCAGAGGCAGAGACCGAGGTATCGGCAAAGGCCTGGGATAGGCCCTTACAGATCGGGTTAAGCATTGATTCCTTTGTGATCGAGCGGTGGATCAGGGACCGGGATGTTTTTGTATCAACCGCAAAGGAACTTGGGGCAGAGGTTAATGTACAAAATGCAAACGGGGATGTAAACGAACAGATCGAACAGATAAAGTACTTCATAAAAAAGCAGATGGATGTAATCGTAGTGGTGGCAGGGGACTGTGAAGCTTTATCCGATGTTATGAAAAAGGCAAAAGAGGCGGGGATCAAGACCATGAGCTATGACCGCCTGATCCAGAATGCGGACAGCGATATGTACATATCTTTTGACAACAGGGAGGTCGGAATACTCATGGCGGAAAGCCTGGTAAGAGACATTCCTGAGGGAGGTAAGATTTTTATGATCCAGGGTCCTGAAACGGATTATAATGTGGCATTGGTCCGGGAGGGGTTTGATTCGGTAATAAAGGGGAGAAATCTGGAAGTGGTTTATAAAAGCAACTGTGAGGGCTGGCTTTCCGAGCATGCCTTTGACTATGCCAAAGAAGCGCTGGAAGAGCATCCGGATGTGAAGGGGATCATGTGCGGAAACGACGATCTGGCAACTCAGGTTTTCCGTGCCTTATCTGAGGACAGGATGGCAGGAAGGGTCTGTCTGGTGGGCCAGGATGGGGATCTGATGGCCTGTCAGAGGATTGTGGAAGGAACCCAGAATATGACGGCTTTTAAATCCGTGGAGGAAGAGGCCAGAATCGCAGCGGAATACGCGGTGAAGCTTGGCAGGGGAGAGCCTTTGGTGGGAATTGTAACGACCATTGACGATGGAACTTATGATGTTCCAAGTCTTGAGTTAAAGCCGGTTGCAGTTACCAGGGAAAATATGGATTCCGTTATCATTCAGGGTGGATTCCATGGTAAGGAAGATGTTTACCTAAATGTGAAACAGCAGTAG